A portion of the Candidatus Sysuiplasma jiujiangense genome contains these proteins:
- a CDS encoding aspartate ammonia-lyase, with protein sequence MEFRKEIDSLGEVAVPADAYYGAQTQRALQNFQISGIHPFDEFLWATAAVKLAAARANMMTGELDAGKGEAIARAAQEILEGRLREQFVVDVFQAGAGTSHNMNANEVIANRAIELLGGRRGDYTLVHPNDHVNMSQSTNDTVPTAIRISSIRLISELNAELKLLIESLNRKGREFDNVVKSGRTHLEDAAPVRLGQEFRAYADMLDYDMKRLAHVMENLSELNIGATAVGTGVNADPLYVKKVVSELTSITGFRLKNGKSLMALTQSMTDFVEASGAVKALSSDITKIANDIRLMNSGPVTGLGEITVPPVQPGSSIMPGKVNPVIAECMNMIAFQCMGNDLSLLFASQAGQLELNVMMPLIAFDMLFSLRIMKNGLRMFREKLIDGIAANEQKCREMVERSPGIALVLNPYIGYGRAAEAVKESLKTGKAIRQIVLERGWLDSKILDSVLDFYAMTEPGIKGKKPGRRSN encoded by the coding sequence ATGGAATTCAGAAAAGAAATTGATTCTCTTGGCGAAGTGGCTGTTCCGGCGGATGCATATTATGGAGCCCAGACCCAGCGTGCTCTTCAGAATTTCCAGATTAGCGGAATCCACCCGTTTGATGAATTTCTCTGGGCAACGGCAGCAGTTAAACTCGCGGCAGCAAGGGCCAACATGATGACGGGTGAACTCGATGCCGGGAAAGGGGAGGCGATTGCCAGGGCAGCACAGGAAATACTCGAGGGCAGACTCAGGGAACAGTTTGTTGTGGATGTTTTTCAGGCAGGGGCCGGCACGTCCCACAATATGAACGCAAACGAGGTGATAGCAAACCGTGCTATTGAACTCCTTGGAGGCAGACGAGGCGACTATACCTTGGTTCATCCCAATGACCATGTTAACATGTCACAGTCCACCAACGACACCGTTCCGACAGCAATCCGCATCTCATCCATCAGACTTATATCTGAGCTGAATGCTGAACTCAAACTGCTCATAGAATCGCTGAACCGAAAGGGGAGAGAGTTCGACAATGTTGTAAAATCGGGAAGAACCCATCTGGAGGATGCAGCGCCAGTAAGGCTTGGCCAGGAATTCAGGGCATATGCCGACATGCTTGATTATGATATGAAGAGGCTTGCCCACGTGATGGAAAACCTGTCGGAACTGAACATCGGTGCAACTGCCGTTGGAACCGGAGTTAACGCCGATCCGCTTTACGTGAAGAAAGTGGTGAGTGAGCTGACCTCAATTACAGGTTTCAGGCTGAAGAATGGAAAAAGTCTCATGGCGCTTACGCAGTCGATGACAGACTTCGTTGAAGCATCGGGAGCTGTGAAGGCGCTGTCTTCTGATATCACAAAGATTGCAAATGACATCAGACTCATGAATTCGGGTCCTGTGACAGGCCTTGGGGAAATCACTGTTCCGCCTGTTCAGCCCGGCTCTTCAATAATGCCGGGAAAGGTCAATCCTGTTATTGCTGAATGCATGAACATGATTGCATTCCAGTGCATGGGCAATGATCTGTCGCTTCTGTTTGCGTCCCAGGCCGGACAGCTTGAGCTGAATGTGATGATGCCCCTAATAGCCTTCGATATGCTCTTTTCGCTCAGGATTATGAAGAATGGTTTGCGTATGTTCCGCGAAAAACTGATAGACGGAATTGCAGCCAACGAACAGAAATGCAGGGAAATGGTCGAAAGATCGCCCGGAATTGCTCTGGTGCTCAATCCTTACATCGGATACGGAAGGGCGGCAGAGGCGGTGAAGGAATCGCTGAAGACAGGTAAGGCAATCAGGCAGATCGTGCTGGAAAGAGGATGGCTGGACAGCAAGATACTAGACAGCGTACTTGATTTCTACGCGATGACCGAGCCGGGGATAAAGGGGAAGAAACCCGGCAGGCGTTCAAATTGA
- a CDS encoding oxidoreductase, translating into MVEASVQAGAPAQVTQRRRVTRGEYVVAFNEETNPEVNVIRFNPTNGQMFDFEPGQFVSISAVKPDGKKIARDYSIFSPPSFRDGFELCIKRVEGGFMSNYLCDLKNGDKINAIGPMGAFTIRKPLPPEIFFVSTGTGVAPFRSMAETMLSQGVGEQIYLIFGTRHPEDIIYRSYFEELESKYSNFHYLPTLSRADDTWKGHRGHVQETLKKYLQDPARKDVYICGLQIMVDQVKDLAVSSGVSPNNVYYERYD; encoded by the coding sequence ATGGTTGAGGCAAGTGTTCAGGCAGGGGCTCCGGCCCAGGTCACCCAGAGACGGAGAGTTACCAGAGGCGAATACGTTGTTGCTTTCAATGAGGAAACAAACCCCGAAGTCAATGTGATAAGGTTCAACCCCACAAACGGCCAGATGTTTGATTTTGAACCGGGACAGTTTGTTTCGATTTCTGCTGTCAAACCAGACGGCAAGAAGATCGCAAGGGACTATTCAATCTTCTCCCCTCCCTCCTTCAGGGATGGCTTCGAGCTCTGCATCAAAAGAGTTGAGGGCGGCTTTATGTCAAACTACCTCTGCGATCTGAAGAATGGCGACAAAATAAATGCAATAGGGCCAATGGGTGCATTCACTATCAGGAAGCCGCTGCCGCCCGAAATATTCTTCGTTTCGACCGGAACCGGCGTCGCACCATTCAGGAGCATGGCTGAAACAATGCTTTCGCAGGGCGTAGGCGAGCAGATATATCTGATATTCGGAACAAGGCACCCGGAAGACATCATTTACCGCTCCTATTTCGAGGAACTTGAGAGCAAGTACAGCAATTTCCATTATCTGCCCACTCTCAGCAGGGCAGATGACACCTGGAAGGGTCACAGGGGGCATGTCCAGGAAACGCTGAAGAAATACCTGCAGGATCCTGCAAGGAAGGATGTCTATATATGCGGCCTGCAGATAATGGTCGACCAGGTGAAGGATCTGGCTGTTTCCTCGGGGGTCAGTCCAAACAATGTCTACTATGAGCGTTATGACTGA
- a CDS encoding isoaspartyl peptidase/L-asparaginase: MKYGIAVHGGAGSPASLSDGPARAAETGFSFLRTGGSALEAVVEAVTVMEDDDRFNAGTGSVLRFDGVAYMDAAVMTSAGKCGAVASLREIRNPIRVACEVMKTPHILLVAEGAQEFAEKKGFGKYDNSTQRTRERLRTGLEEFKSGKRPKWPENWRYYNVDTVGAVGRDADGEFAAANSTGGTFPALKGRVGDVPMIGCGIYAGSAGAVAATGIGEEIIRKVLSKTVYDLIEGGMHPQQAVEKGVALYEQDVSVGLIAISDQGTGEAATSEMAHASRIF; this comes from the coding sequence GTGAAATATGGGATCGCAGTCCACGGAGGCGCAGGGTCTCCCGCGAGTCTGAGCGACGGACCGGCGCGTGCTGCCGAAACAGGGTTTTCCTTTCTCCGGACAGGCGGAAGCGCTCTCGAGGCGGTTGTGGAGGCAGTCACGGTAATGGAAGACGATGATCGTTTCAATGCAGGAACTGGTTCTGTACTGAGATTTGACGGTGTCGCCTATATGGACGCAGCAGTTATGACATCAGCAGGCAAATGCGGAGCGGTCGCCTCCCTCAGGGAGATCAGGAATCCCATCAGGGTCGCCTGTGAAGTGATGAAGACGCCGCATATTCTGCTTGTTGCCGAAGGTGCCCAGGAATTTGCTGAAAAGAAGGGCTTCGGGAAATACGACAACAGTACGCAAAGGACGAGGGAAAGGCTCAGGACCGGACTTGAGGAATTCAAGTCAGGGAAGAGACCAAAGTGGCCTGAAAACTGGAGATATTACAATGTGGACACAGTAGGGGCGGTTGGGAGAGATGCAGATGGAGAGTTTGCGGCAGCAAACTCAACAGGCGGAACTTTTCCAGCGCTGAAAGGGAGGGTTGGCGATGTGCCTATGATCGGCTGCGGCATTTATGCCGGCAGTGCCGGGGCTGTTGCTGCAACCGGGATAGGTGAGGAAATAATAAGGAAGGTCCTTTCCAAAACGGTCTACGATTTGATTGAGGGTGGAATGCATCCGCAGCAGGCTGTGGAGAAGGGCGTTGCACTCTACGAGCAGGATGTGTCTGTAGGCCTTATCGCAATTTCCGATCAGGGCACAGGAGAGGCTGCCACGTCGGAAATGGCGCACGCGTCAAGAATTTTCTGA
- a CDS encoding chlorite dismutase family protein gives MGEDSRDGRTEIHNFAFYRISRQAMDRSGVERTQMKEEFSGYMENSGLLVNSYSLAGLRPETDFMLHFSHADVLEMQRRLAASRKLKLFRYLETPYTYLCTKRSSEYSADGESEVHLKSGEGELLFVYPFIKTREWYLLSPQERRRIMQEHIMVGRKYPGVRINTAYSFGIGDQDFFLSFDGNDLYAFQTLVMELRNTEASRYTVRDTPMFVCVRRDLPALLDELL, from the coding sequence ATGGGCGAAGACAGCCGGGACGGAAGAACTGAGATACATAACTTTGCCTTCTACAGAATTTCAAGACAGGCAATGGACAGAAGCGGGGTAGAGAGAACGCAGATGAAAGAGGAATTCAGCGGCTACATGGAGAACAGCGGGCTGCTCGTGAACTCCTATTCGCTGGCAGGGCTGCGGCCTGAAACCGACTTCATGCTGCATTTCAGCCATGCGGATGTTCTGGAAATGCAGCGCAGGCTTGCTGCCTCCCGCAAACTGAAACTGTTCAGATATCTGGAGACACCCTACACCTATCTGTGCACAAAACGCTCTTCCGAGTACAGCGCGGACGGCGAATCTGAAGTGCATCTGAAGAGTGGGGAAGGGGAGCTGCTTTTTGTCTACCCCTTCATAAAGACAAGGGAATGGTATCTGCTTTCACCGCAGGAGAGAAGGAGAATAATGCAGGAGCATATCATGGTCGGCAGGAAATATCCCGGTGTGCGCATTAACACAGCTTATTCGTTCGGAATCGGAGATCAGGATTTCTTCCTGTCCTTCGACGGAAACGACCTGTATGCTTTTCAGACACTCGTGATGGAATTGCGAAATACGGAAGCAAGCCGCTACACTGTGAGGGATACGCCTATGTTTGTATGCGTAAGGAGGGATCTGCCTGCCCTGCTGGACGAACTGCTTTGA
- a CDS encoding Lrp/AsnC family transcriptional regulator — protein MLDGTDRKLLNEIQWEFPLDEKPFAAIGRKVGTDESDAISRVSKLKASGIIRQINAIYDTRRLGYSSTLVSFAVGDGDVDAVAERINMHPGVSHNYRRDSEFNLWFTLATPPGTDVTAEAARLAEENGIRRWHLLPALKLYKIGVRLNMTGEEMKQQKDRRQWETPFSAGEDDKRFIRATQKDIRIIERPFNPVADELGMSVKELFGKFDYYQRLGVMRRFAAILRHQKAGFVANGMVCWKADEQDSARIADVTSKINEVSHCYMRPTYEDWPYSTFTMIHGRERKECEKIAEEISKQTGIADYVILYSTKEYKKQRVEYFV, from the coding sequence TTGCTCGACGGTACGGATAGAAAACTGCTGAACGAAATACAGTGGGAATTCCCGCTGGACGAGAAGCCGTTCGCTGCAATCGGAAGGAAGGTCGGCACTGATGAAAGCGACGCAATTTCGCGTGTTTCGAAGCTGAAAGCATCCGGAATAATCAGGCAGATTAACGCAATCTACGACACCAGAAGACTTGGGTATTCCAGCACTCTCGTATCTTTTGCTGTGGGGGATGGGGATGTGGATGCCGTTGCTGAACGCATAAACATGCATCCCGGAGTGAGCCACAATTACAGGAGGGACAGTGAATTCAATCTCTGGTTCACGCTGGCGACGCCTCCCGGAACAGATGTCACGGCCGAGGCGGCCAGGCTTGCAGAGGAGAATGGGATCCGCCGCTGGCATCTCCTTCCTGCGCTGAAACTCTACAAGATTGGCGTTAGACTCAATATGACCGGGGAAGAAATGAAGCAACAGAAAGACAGAAGACAGTGGGAAACGCCATTTTCGGCGGGCGAGGATGACAAGAGGTTCATAAGGGCAACCCAGAAAGATATTCGTATCATTGAGAGGCCGTTCAATCCTGTGGCTGATGAACTGGGCATGAGCGTAAAAGAACTCTTCGGGAAGTTCGACTACTACCAGAGGCTCGGTGTCATGAGGAGATTTGCGGCGATCCTGAGACATCAGAAGGCCGGATTTGTGGCTAACGGGATGGTCTGCTGGAAGGCTGATGAGCAGGATTCTGCAAGGATTGCTGATGTGACGTCCAAAATCAATGAGGTGAGCCATTGTTATATGCGCCCGACTTATGAAGACTGGCCATACAGCACTTTTACGATGATACACGGCAGGGAGAGGAAGGAATGTGAAAAGATTGCTGAGGAAATTTCAAAACAGACTGGAATAGCGGACTATGTCATACTTTACAGCACCAAGGAATACAAAAAGCAGCGAGTGGAATATTTTGTGTGA